AGCGGCGCTGCTCAGGGGACCGGCGCGAAGCTATGGGCCGGTGGCTCTGGGCTGCTGCCTGATGTCCAACGCGTGTGCACCTGGTGGTGACGCCCCGGGAGGCGGACGTACCGGCGCGGGCGACCTACAACGACCTCCTGTCGCGCAGTGACGCGAGGAGTGTCTTCTACCATGCAGGAGCGCGCAAGAACATCGGCTTCAATCACTACCGGCAGGGGCGCTACGCGGAGGCGCGTCCGGAATTGGAGGCGGCCATCTTCGCGCAATACTGCACTCGCGAGGGTGCAGGTACGGCGACAAGCTCCATTTCGTAGATTGACGGGGATAACAGCAATGGCTCGCAGGTCTTCTACTAAAATGGTGGGAATGCTGATCGTTCTCTCGACGATTGCCGCAGTCTGTTCGTTGGCCACCTCCGAGCCGACGAAACAGGCGAGTGGTGGCCGAATCACCGGCACGCTCTTGCCCGCACACGTCAGGGCTCAGGCGGCGCTGTACGTCATGCGCGGCGACGACCTGGTGTTGCTCAAGCGAACTGCTGCGAACCCTAAGGACGGCACATACTGTATGGAGGGGCTCCAGTCGGGAAAGTATATGGTCTTACTGACGGCGGCATGGTGCGTTGCCGAGGACCGCGACGTGGAGATAGCCGCTGGGCAGACAGTGGACCTTGGCCAAGTGGTGCTGGCAGCGGCGGGAGCCATCTCAGGGCGCATCGCGCCCGCTGGCATCCAGGCGGAAATCCGCGCCGTGAGTCGCGATCTCAGCGAAGGTTTCGTCAAAGAGGCCGCTGTAATGGCCGATGGGAAGACTGGCAGGTACATCATGAAGAGTCTCCCGCCCGGGATCTATGATCTCAGAATTCACGCCGAAGGATACCGGGACGTGGTAGGTGTTCGAAGCCTAGTAGGCGAGCCTGGCGAACCGACGGCCGCAGACGCTCAGGCCATCAGGGACGTCCTCACCAATTATGTAAGGCTGGGCAACGCCCGGGACTTCAGCGCTCGACTTAAGCTGTACTCCCAATCTTTCCGAGACGAATGGGGAAATGGCATCGAGTACGAACGAAGAAATGCCGAGAAGGAAGAGGAAATCAAACGAACCAAGGGACAGGCGGCGCTCGCCGTTGAACGAGTCTTGACGGAAGGGGACCGCGCCGCTGTGATCTGCCGCCTGACCGTGGTTCGCACGGACCCACAGACGGGGGCACTGCGCAACCGCAGCCAGTCGTTCATTCTGTTCGGGCTGCGTCGCGAAGGTGACACGTGGCGACTGACATACCGGGAGCCTATCGGCAACGCTGACGCGGTGAGCCCGGTGTTCACCACTGATCCGCGGGTCTCCGGCGTCGAGGTGTTGCCGGGGCGCGCCAGCAAGGGGCACGATTGGCAGTTGGAACCGATTCCGTCTCAATAGCTGAGCATCGCGACCGGCCGACGCCCTGGTGACCTGCGAAGCGGCCGTCGGGGGCATAGATCCCGCCAAGGACTATTCCTGGCGGGCGCCGTGTCTGGTGATGTTGGCCGAGCTTCCGCGTCTCGCCTCCCGCGCAGCCACACGGAAGGAGGGTAATCGCATGAAGACGGTCACCATCATCGTATTGAGTTTGCTATTGATGCCGCTGTTGTGCGCGGCCAGCGCCTTCGCCGCAGCGGCGCCGGAGCCGCTGCCCGACATGCGCATCCCCACCGCGGAGCTGCAAGGCCGCGCCGCGTTCGCGCGGTATCTGCTGTGCGTTGACGCTAACGGCAACCCGCAGTACCAGCCGTACAACAACTTCGGCTGGCTGGACCCGGAGTTCGGGGGATGGCAGGAGCGGTACAAGCGCGTGGCGACCGAGCCGTTTCATATCACCGGCCAAACGCCCACGCCCGACCCGGCGCATTATGAGCGGTAGCACCCGGGCCTGCTAGGGGTCTGACCGCGCAGCGGATCTGGCTCCCGATTCGAACCAGCAACCTCCATGGTGCTACGCCGTGACGATAGCAGCTGCCTTGTCCACAGCGGCGCGCGTGGTGCGGGCACATACCATTCCCGCAGGGAAGCCTATCCCGGCCCGGCGAAAAGCGCCCCTATGCCCCAAAGGGGCCGGGGCGTCCCGGCTTCGCACAGGGGCGCTGCAGATTCGGACCTTGGTGGCGAGGCGTGAGCATCACCGAAAGCTCGCGCGGACACGGGCGCGAACCCGGTTGACCTCCCGCGCCAAGGAAGGTGAAATCCGCGCAACCGCAGTACATCTGCAGCGGATCACGGTTCTCCGGAGCGAATCGCGCGCATTGATGTCCACGTCCAAATCAGGTTGGCGCCTGCCACCACACATAGTGGTATGCTCACCGACAGGAGCAGGCATATGTCACTGACCGGACTGCTATTGGCGATTGGCCTCTCCCTGACGCTGTTTTCGGGCACAGCCCGTGCGCAGGCGCTGGTGCAGCGCCAGGGCGACGTGTACGTGTTTGACAACGATCACTTCCGGGTCGAGGTGGACAGCGCCGGCGGCGCGCGCATCCGCTCCTGGGTGCTCAAGCCGTCGGAGCGCGAGATGATCGCGATGTGGAAGGGCCCGGCGGAGTACGGGGGCGCGCTAGACGACCGCGCCACCTTCACCTCGGCGCGCTACCAGGCTGCCGTCACCGAGCAGGGCCCGCAGGTCGGGCAGGTCCGCTTCGAGGTGTCGAACGAATCGGGATTCAAGCTGGTGAAGATCATCACCGCGCGCAAGGGCTCGTCGGCGCTCGAGGTCCGTTACGAGTTCGACAACGGCTCACAGAGCCCGCACAAGCTTTTCATCCGCAATTTCCTCCTGCCTGGGCACCAGCCGCGTACGACCGAGCACCTGTACTGGATCAACGCCGACCCCTCCCGCGGCAGGGAACCGGCGATCGGCCATGACCAGGTCAGCGGGTACTACGCTGTGGCGAAGCCCGAATACTCGGCGCTATGGGACCGCGCCACCGGGGACGCCATACTGGCGTACGCGCCTGGCGCCGACCGTTTCTACTTCTGGCTACAGGCGGCCGAGTACCCGACGTTTGAATGGATTTATGGCAGCCTGGCGCCCGGGCATCGTCTCACGGCGGGCGTCGCACTCATCGCGGTCCAGGGACAGATGCAACCGCCCGATTGGCAGGCCCTCGTCGCCCATTATGCGCCCGGCGTGCCGCAAGCAACCGTCACCCGGATGCCTGGATGGGAGGAAGAGGCCACCAGGTTCCGCGTTAGCTCGGCGGAGAAAGAGCGCGGATTCTGGCTCTCCATCGGCGACGGCTCGGCGCGTCAGCGCCTGCCCGATCCCTTGCCCCTGGACCTGCCGCTCGACGGAGGCCGCTGCCTGGGGGTGACAATCAACGCGCTCGCAGACTTCGCGGCGCCGGTGCGCGTGGCAGTGCCGCGCGGTTGGCGCGGGCGCATCCGCGCGTCATGGCAGACGGCGAGCGAGAATCGCGTGGAGGTGCTCGGCCCGCCCCCGGAGAGTTGGCCGTTCGCCGCGGGCATCGGGCAAAACCTGTGGCTGGAGGTGTCGGCGGTAGGGAAGCCGGCGGGCGAATACACTGTGCCGGTGCGCCTGCTCGTCGGTGGCGCGGAGGCGGTCATGAACCTGGGGATCCACGTTTGGCCGGTGCGGGTAAGTGATGCGCGTCCATTTCACGTCTATGGTTACTCCAGTGGCATCGGCGTGATGGCGGGCGGGTTCGAGGTCACGGCGCACAGCCTGCAGCGCCTGGAGCGCATCTTGCACGCCTACGCTGACATGGGTGGCGACGTCTTCGACTGGGTCGGCGGGTGGCAGGCCATCGTGACCAACACCAAGATCGCCGGCACCGGCGAGAACCTGACGAAGGTGGGCCAGACCCTCGACTTGAACCACCTCCCGCACCTGGATTTCTCGCACTATGACCCCTGGTTCGATGCCGCGAAGCGCCGTGGGGTGACCATGGTCCAGAGCTATATGGTGCACCCCTCCAGCCCCTCCTGGCGCGGCGCCCTGTTCGACGTGGCGCTGGGCAAGGATCGCGTCAAGCCGGGCACCCCCGAGGGCGACAAGGTTATCGTCTGGTTCTACGCGGAGACGAAGCGCTATCTGGAGGCCAGGGGGTTCCAGGGCTTCTTCTGCAAGATCCAGGACGAGATCACCCCCGAGGAGATACCAGGCTACGTCGAGACGGCGAAGGTGGTGCGGATGGCCGGGTGGCGTCCGTTCACCACCATTAGCGGTATCGTCGCGCACACCCCGGGCCATATCAACGCCCTTAATCCCTACTGCGACCAATGGCAGTTGGGCTTCATGTCGCGCGACGAGTTTTTCCGCGTGCTGACCACAGACTACGAGACCACCGAGCA
This region of Armatimonadota bacterium genomic DNA includes:
- a CDS encoding carboxypeptidase-like regulatory domain-containing protein; the encoded protein is MARRSSTKMVGMLIVLSTIAAVCSLATSEPTKQASGGRITGTLLPAHVRAQAALYVMRGDDLVLLKRTAANPKDGTYCMEGLQSGKYMVLLTAAWCVAEDRDVEIAAGQTVDLGQVVLAAAGAISGRIAPAGIQAEIRAVSRDLSEGFVKEAAVMADGKTGRYIMKSLPPGIYDLRIHAEGYRDVVGVRSLVGEPGEPTAADAQAIRDVLTNYVRLGNARDFSARLKLYSQSFRDEWGNGIEYERRNAEKEEEIKRTKGQAALAVERVLTEGDRAAVICRLTVVRTDPQTGALRNRSQSFILFGLRREGDTWRLTYREPIGNADAVSPVFTTDPRVSGVEVLPGRASKGHDWQLEPIPSQ